One Falsihalocynthiibacter arcticus DNA segment encodes these proteins:
- a CDS encoding enoyl-CoA hydratase/isomerase family protein, with product MSLIHARVVGKIGHITLNRPEALNALSADMLAEFAPVMRAWAKDDSIALVVLDAAGDKAFCAGGDVAEIYNWGTGDQVEKAQSFWRNEYQMNAELFEYPKPLISLMHGYVMGGGVGLGCHASHRVVCESTQISMPESVIGLVPDVGGSWLLGQAPGRLGEYLGATGARMGPGDAIYAGFADGYIPRENWPTLIEKLAETGDYTLVEAAYETAPEGRYKAMSGEIDAHFGGETMGDIIRSLVSEETEFTQKSLQTLARNSPLSMCATTELIHRQRRTNHTIWNVLELEYRFTHRAITDSDFLEGVRARIIDKDNAPKWLHSDAQSVPPILVSQLLMPLGQDKFTKDKEDLL from the coding sequence ATGAGCCTCATTCATGCACGCGTGGTGGGCAAAATCGGCCACATCACCCTGAACCGCCCCGAAGCTTTGAACGCCCTCTCCGCCGATATGCTCGCAGAATTCGCCCCCGTCATGCGGGCATGGGCGAAGGACGACAGCATCGCCCTCGTTGTTCTGGACGCCGCAGGTGACAAGGCCTTTTGCGCGGGTGGCGACGTCGCCGAAATCTACAACTGGGGCACTGGCGACCAAGTCGAAAAGGCCCAAAGCTTCTGGCGCAATGAGTACCAAATGAACGCCGAACTTTTCGAATATCCCAAACCCCTGATCAGCCTCATGCACGGTTATGTCATGGGCGGTGGCGTCGGCCTTGGCTGCCACGCCTCTCACCGCGTCGTTTGCGAATCCACCCAGATTTCCATGCCCGAATCCGTCATCGGTTTGGTGCCCGACGTCGGCGGAAGCTGGCTCCTCGGCCAAGCCCCCGGTCGCCTTGGCGAATACCTCGGCGCAACGGGCGCCCGCATGGGCCCGGGCGACGCGATTTATGCCGGTTTTGCCGATGGATATATCCCGCGCGAAAACTGGCCCACTTTGATCGAAAAGCTCGCAGAAACCGGCGATTATACTTTGGTCGAAGCAGCATATGAAACCGCCCCCGAAGGCCGTTATAAAGCCATGTCGGGCGAGATTGACGCCCATTTCGGCGGTGAAACCATGGGCGATATTATCCGTAGCCTTGTCTCAGAAGAGACTGAATTCACGCAGAAATCCCTCCAAACCCTTGCGCGCAACTCTCCGTTATCAATGTGTGCCACAACGGAACTCATCCACCGTCAGCGGCGCACGAACCATACGATCTGGAATGTGCTGGAACTGGAATATCGCTTCACCCACCGCGCGATCACAGACTCCGATTTCCTCGAAGGCGTCCGCGCCAGAATAATCGACAAAGACAACGCCCCCAAGTGGCTCCACAGCGATGCACAATCGGTTCCGCCGATTCTTGTGTCACAGCTTTTGATGCCTCTCGGGCAAGACAAATTCACCAAAGATAAGGAGGATCTGCTATGA
- the mmsB gene encoding 3-hydroxyisobutyrate dehydrogenase has translation MKIGFIGLGNMGGPMAANLARAGHEVTGFDLVTPCPEGVAKAKDAQAAVLEADVVITMLPNGAILRSVADEIIPAMSSGSCFLDCSTVDVESARDVAEQAQLAGLLAVDAPVSGGIGGASAGTLTFMAGGSDEGFAMVAPLFDIMGQKAVHCGESGAGQSAKICNNMILGVTMIATCEAFAMADKLGLDRQKMFDVVSTSSGSSWSMNTYCPAPGIGPQSPADNGYKPGFAAELMLKDLGLSQQAAENIDADTPMGALAKALYAEFVENEGGRGKDFSAMLPRFEKRGRTS, from the coding sequence ATGAAAATCGGATTTATCGGACTAGGAAATATGGGCGGCCCCATGGCTGCCAATTTGGCGCGCGCAGGCCACGAGGTGACAGGCTTTGATCTTGTAACGCCCTGCCCTGAAGGTGTCGCAAAAGCTAAAGACGCACAGGCAGCAGTCTTAGAGGCCGACGTCGTCATCACAATGCTGCCAAATGGTGCGATTTTGCGTTCCGTCGCCGATGAAATCATCCCTGCGATGTCTAGTGGAAGCTGCTTTTTGGATTGCTCCACGGTGGATGTCGAAAGCGCACGCGACGTGGCCGAACAGGCCCAATTGGCGGGCCTTCTGGCCGTCGACGCCCCCGTGTCTGGCGGCATCGGTGGCGCCTCAGCGGGCACTCTCACTTTCATGGCGGGCGGCTCCGACGAGGGCTTTGCAATGGTAGCCCCCCTCTTTGATATCATGGGCCAAAAAGCGGTGCATTGTGGCGAGTCAGGCGCGGGTCAATCCGCCAAAATCTGCAACAACATGATCCTCGGCGTGACCATGATTGCCACCTGCGAGGCCTTTGCAATGGCTGACAAATTGGGTCTCGATCGGCAAAAAATGTTCGACGTGGTCAGTACTTCTTCCGGCTCAAGCTGGTCCATGAACACTTATTGCCCCGCGCCTGGTATTGGCCCCCAAAGCCCCGCCGACAACGGCTACAAACCTGGCTTTGCGGCCGAGCTGATGCTCAAGGACTTGGGCCTTTCCCAACAAGCCGCCGAAAACATCGACGCCGACACCCCGATGGGCGCCCTCGCCAAGGCCCTCTATGCGGAATTCGTCGAAAATGAGGGCGGTCGCGGCAAGGATTTCTCCGCTATGTTGCCGCGCTTTGAAAAACGTGGCCGTACGAGCTAA
- the lpdA gene encoding dihydrolipoyl dehydrogenase, producing MSSKSFDIVVIGSGPGGYVAAIRAAQLGLNVGLVERENLGGICLNWGCIPTKALLRSSEIFHQMERAKEYGLSAEKIGFDLKAIVKRSRGVAGQMAAGVKGLMKKNKITVVMGEATLSKGKVIVKTEAGTEELVAKNIIIATGARARELPGLEADGDLVWTYRHALDPVRMPKKLLVIGSGAIGIEFASFYNTLGAETTVVEVMDRVLPVEDKDISAFAKKQFVKQGMNIMEKAMVKKLDRGKGTVTAHIEVGGKIEKHTFDTVISAVGIVGNVENLGLEDAGIKVDRTHIVTDEYCRTGVEGVFAIGDVAGAPWLAHKASHEGVMVAELIAGKKVHSIKPESIAGCTYCHPQVASVGYTEAKAIELGYEIKVGKFPFVGNGKAVALGEAQGLVKTVFDAKTGELLGAHMVGAEVTELIQGYVIGRTLETTEEELMNTVFPHPTLSEMMHESVLAAYGRAIHI from the coding sequence ATGTCTTCTAAGTCTTTTGATATCGTTGTTATTGGCTCTGGTCCGGGTGGGTATGTCGCCGCAATCCGTGCCGCGCAACTTGGCCTCAATGTGGGACTTGTTGAACGTGAAAATCTCGGTGGGATTTGCCTGAACTGGGGCTGTATCCCGACAAAAGCTTTGCTGCGCTCAAGCGAGATTTTCCACCAAATGGAACGGGCCAAGGAATATGGCCTGTCCGCCGAGAAAATCGGCTTTGACCTCAAGGCAATCGTTAAACGCTCGCGCGGCGTGGCGGGCCAGATGGCTGCTGGCGTTAAAGGCTTGATGAAAAAGAACAAAATTACCGTTGTGATGGGCGAAGCGACGCTCTCCAAGGGGAAAGTCATCGTGAAAACCGAAGCGGGCACCGAAGAACTGGTCGCCAAGAATATCATCATTGCCACTGGCGCGCGGGCACGTGAATTGCCAGGCCTAGAAGCTGACGGCGATTTGGTTTGGACCTATCGTCACGCCCTTGATCCCGTGCGGATGCCCAAGAAGCTTTTGGTCATTGGGTCGGGCGCAATTGGCATCGAATTTGCAAGTTTTTACAACACGTTGGGCGCGGAAACCACGGTCGTTGAAGTGATGGATCGCGTGTTGCCTGTAGAAGATAAAGACATCTCGGCCTTTGCGAAAAAGCAATTCGTAAAGCAAGGCATGAACATCATGGAAAAAGCCATGGTCAAAAAACTTGATCGCGGCAAAGGTACTGTCACGGCCCATATCGAAGTCGGTGGCAAGATTGAGAAACACACGTTTGATACAGTGATTTCTGCGGTCGGTATTGTTGGCAATGTTGAAAACCTTGGCCTTGAAGACGCGGGCATCAAAGTCGATCGCACCCACATCGTGACCGACGAATATTGCCGTACCGGCGTTGAGGGCGTGTTCGCGATTGGCGATGTCGCAGGCGCCCCATGGTTGGCGCATAAAGCGAGCCACGAAGGCGTCATGGTTGCCGAACTGATCGCGGGCAAAAAAGTGCATTCGATCAAACCCGAGAGCATCGCGGGGTGTACCTATTGCCATCCACAGGTCGCTAGCGTTGGTTATACCGAAGCCAAAGCGATTGAGCTTGGCTATGAGATCAAAGTCGGGAAATTCCCCTTTGTTGGTAACGGCAAAGCCGTCGCTTTGGGCGAGGCGCAGGGCCTTGTGAAAACGGTATTCGATGCAAAAACCGGCGAACTTCTGGGCGCGCATATGGTGGGGGCCGAGGTGACGGAACTGATCCAAGGTTATGTCATTGGACGCACGCTTGAGACCACGGAAGAAGAATTGATGAACACGGTCTTCCCGCATCCGACCCTAAGCGAAATGATGCACGAAAGCGTGCTCGCCGCCTATGGTCGTGCCATCCATATCTAG